From Bacillota bacterium, one genomic window encodes:
- a CDS encoding pilus assembly protein, giving the protein MKKSSDRQSGQALVELALVLPILLLILMAIVDFGRVFHGHLAVTAAARQAGREASLGRTDAEITSRAISAAAPLAASRLVVQVSPAFSLRHSGTVIEIVITYPMEILMPLIEPFLPSPHLIVGRAVVRRE; this is encoded by the coding sequence ATGAAAAAAAGCAGTGACAGACAAAGTGGACAGGCCTTGGTGGAGTTAGCGCTCGTCCTGCCCATACTCCTCCTAATTCTGATGGCCATTGTCGATTTCGGGCGCGTGTTTCATGGCCACCTCGCCGTAACGGCAGCTGCGCGGCAGGCCGGGCGCGAGGCTAGCCTCGGGCGCACGGATGCCGAGATTACTAGCAGGGCGATAAGCGCCGCCGCGCCCCTGGCTGCATCTAGGCTAGTTGTGCAGGTATCGCCCGCCTTTTCACTTCGGCATTCTGGCACGGTAATAGAAATTGTTATCACCTACCCGATGGAGATCCTTATGCCCTTAATCGAGCCCTTTCTGCCTAGCCCGCACTTAATTGTCGGCCGAGCGGTGGTGAGGCGCGAATGA
- the spoVG gene encoding septation regulator SpoVG, with protein sequence MNITDVRIRKVSTEGRMKAIVSITLEDAFVIHDVRIVDGNNGLFVAMPSRKTPAGEFRDIAHPINAFTREKIQAEVLGAYHKEIARVS encoded by the coding sequence ATGAATATCACTGACGTAAGGATCCGAAAGGTAAGCACTGAAGGGCGAATGAAGGCCATAGTATCTATCACCCTAGAAGACGCATTTGTTATTCACGATGTGCGCATCGTGGACGGGAACAATGGTCTATTCGTAGCTATGCCAAGCCGCAAGACCCCCGCGGGAGAGTTTAGAGACATTGCGCATCCCATTAACGCTTTCACACGCGAGAAAATTCAGGCGGAGGTTTTGGGCGCCTACCACAAAGAAATCGCCAGGGTATCGTAA
- a CDS encoding pur operon repressor, giving the protein MEKQSKAARVATIVKLLLDAPQELLSLSDLAGRLGVAKSSISEDVAAIRQGLEAQGLGRLETVTGTSGGVRYVPHRTRQHIEALIAGLCERLNEPARRVATGYLYLNDVLQEPALLSALGEVIAARFAANRVEAVVTIEARGIPLALSVARYLNRPLVIARRELVVAQSGVSLPLARQESIMADGPVLSVSFLSGSHRNLQTMSLPRRSLPEKARVLVVDDFLRAGGTLQGLATLLDEFRAEIVGTVVLVENVRPLDKLTSGYLSIVRLDEESGGLLISPGNI; this is encoded by the coding sequence ATGGAGAAACAAAGTAAGGCGGCACGTGTGGCCACAATTGTAAAACTGCTACTAGATGCACCACAAGAGTTACTATCTTTAAGTGACCTGGCGGGTCGCTTAGGGGTGGCAAAGTCGTCCATCAGTGAGGACGTGGCGGCCATTCGCCAAGGTCTTGAAGCGCAGGGTCTTGGCAGGCTCGAAACTGTAACCGGAACTTCGGGAGGAGTACGCTATGTGCCCCACCGGACGCGGCAGCATATCGAGGCGTTAATCGCCGGGCTCTGCGAGCGCCTAAATGAGCCGGCGCGCCGTGTTGCTACGGGGTATCTATACCTGAATGATGTTTTGCAGGAACCGGCCTTGCTTTCTGCCCTAGGGGAGGTAATCGCGGCACGTTTTGCGGCAAACCGGGTGGAGGCCGTTGTTACTATAGAGGCGAGGGGCATACCGTTGGCTCTTTCGGTAGCGCGCTACTTAAACAGACCCTTAGTTATCGCGCGCCGTGAGTTAGTTGTGGCGCAGAGCGGGGTATCGCTACCGCTCGCTCGTCAAGAGAGTATTATGGCCGATGGCCCGGTGCTCTCGGTGAGTTTTCTTTCTGGGTCACATCGCAATCTACAGACGATGTCCCTGCCGCGGCGCAGTCTGCCCGAAAAGGCGCGGGTGTTGGTGGTAGATGACTTCTTGCGTGCCGGGGGTACCTTGCAGGGGCTGGCCACTTTGCTAGATGAGTTTCGCGCCGAGATTGTTGGCACGGTAGTCTTAGTTGAGAATGTGCGCCCGCTGGACAAGCTGACGAGTGGCTACCTGTCTATCGTGCGTCTTGATGAAGAATCTGGTGGGCTCCTCATCTCACCAGGCAATATATAG
- a CDS encoding response regulator — protein MPRKNITVLIVDDAPETRSNIRRLLSLCLGVEVVGEASHAAEALDRISQLSPQVVLMDVNMPGMDGITATAKVTATYPDVAVIVMSVQGEIEYLRKAMIAGAKDYLVKPFGADELVECIQKVWARELERRAQLPLTAGMEKQPGQVVAVFSPKGGVGKTTLAVNMAAAIASEHKAKVCLVDLSLQFGDVCVFLSLTPRRTLSDLVSESSLDAATLASYLLPHSSGIKVLPAPLSPEYAEYIVPDHVTRILALTRTMFDFVVVDMPASFDETTLAALDAADKVFLLGNMDMASLKNMKVALELMGRLAYSREKIVLILNQAGYDYGLRFADLEGALSRKVDFYIHHEDIPAMLAANRGVPLVLNQPDSKLAKRFRDLVNEHLMPKRRKEGAVSLWRRR, from the coding sequence ATGCCTCGCAAAAACATTACCGTGCTCATTGTGGATGATGCGCCTGAGACGCGTAGCAACATCCGTCGCTTGCTAAGTCTTTGCCTCGGGGTAGAGGTGGTGGGCGAGGCCTCGCATGCGGCCGAAGCACTAGACAGAATCAGCCAGCTCTCGCCGCAGGTGGTGCTTATGGATGTAAATATGCCCGGCATGGACGGCATTACGGCCACCGCAAAAGTCACGGCGACCTACCCGGACGTGGCCGTTATCGTTATGTCTGTGCAGGGAGAGATAGAGTACCTGCGTAAAGCCATGATTGCCGGGGCCAAGGACTACCTAGTCAAACCATTTGGGGCCGATGAACTAGTGGAGTGCATACAAAAAGTGTGGGCGCGAGAACTAGAGCGCCGCGCGCAATTGCCCTTGACTGCGGGTATGGAAAAACAACCCGGCCAAGTCGTAGCCGTTTTTAGCCCCAAGGGCGGTGTGGGCAAGACTACCCTAGCCGTCAATATGGCGGCCGCCATAGCCAGTGAGCACAAGGCCAAAGTGTGCCTGGTGGATTTATCGCTTCAGTTTGGCGATGTGTGTGTATTTCTTAGTCTCACTCCTCGCCGCACACTGAGTGACTTAGTAAGCGAAAGCAGCCTCGATGCGGCGACTCTCGCCTCGTACCTCTTGCCGCATTCCTCGGGGATTAAGGTTCTGCCGGCCCCACTTAGCCCAGAATACGCAGAGTACATCGTTCCTGACCATGTGACGCGTATTCTAGCCCTTACGCGCACCATGTTTGACTTCGTAGTGGTTGATATGCCGGCCTCTTTTGACGAAACTACCTTGGCGGCTCTAGATGCCGCGGACAAAGTGTTTCTCCTAGGTAATATGGACATGGCGTCACTTAAGAACATGAAAGTAGCCCTTGAGCTCATGGGGCGGCTAGCCTACAGTAGGGAAAAAATCGTGCTAATTTTAAATCAAGCCGGCTATGACTATGGACTCCGATTTGCCGACCTAGAGGGGGCCTTGTCACGCAAGGTCGACTTCTATATTCATCATGAGGACATCCCCGCCATGCTGGCCGCTAACCGCGGCGTGCCGCTGGTGTTAAATCAGCCCGACAGCAAGCTTGCCAAACGCTTTCGCGACTTAGTTAACGAGCATCTCATGCCCAAAAGAAGGAAGGAGGGAGCGGTAAGCCTGTGGCGGCGCCGCTAA
- the ispE gene encoding 4-(cytidine 5'-diphospho)-2-C-methyl-D-erythritol kinase yields MRVTLLSPAKVNLGLKVIRRRSDGYHEVETVLQTVALFDRLVLTRGEPGINLMAPAGLPQGRENLCFIAAESFYGRTSLDPAISIELTKNIPVEAGLGGGSSNAAHVLLGLNALYGSPLEIGELEFLAAHIGSDVPFFLRGGTARATGRGEVITALPDLNPRWLRIIKPPFGLATAQVYAEWQPVASSSNVHLHNDLEAAALKLRPELRELKALLAEDGAELSLLCGSGSAICGFYEERPTRALRLAEGFREYVVPTLTAAECQANILRGESAL; encoded by the coding sequence ATGCGCGTAACACTCTTATCTCCGGCTAAAGTGAATCTTGGTCTTAAGGTCATTAGGCGTCGTAGCGACGGATATCACGAAGTAGAGACGGTGCTACAGACAGTAGCCCTCTTTGACCGCCTAGTGCTTACGCGAGGAGAGCCGGGCATCAACTTAATGGCGCCGGCAGGTTTGCCGCAGGGGAGAGAGAATCTATGCTTCATAGCCGCAGAAAGCTTCTATGGCAGAACAAGCCTAGACCCCGCTATTTCGATTGAACTCACCAAGAATATTCCGGTCGAGGCCGGCCTCGGTGGAGGCAGTAGCAATGCTGCCCATGTCTTGCTCGGGCTAAACGCCCTCTATGGGTCCCCTTTAGAAATTGGGGAGTTAGAATTTCTTGCCGCGCACATCGGCTCAGACGTCCCCTTCTTTTTGCGAGGCGGTACGGCTAGGGCCACGGGGCGGGGTGAAGTAATTACAGCCCTGCCAGACTTAAACCCGAGGTGGCTACGCATCATTAAGCCGCCCTTTGGCCTCGCGACAGCACAGGTCTATGCCGAGTGGCAGCCTGTAGCGAGCAGTAGCAACGTTCACCTGCACAATGATTTAGAGGCAGCGGCCTTAAAACTACGCCCCGAGCTAAGAGAGTTAAAAGCGCTCTTGGCAGAAGATGGTGCCGAGCTATCTTTGCTCTGTGGTAGCGGTTCAGCGATATGTGGGTTTTACGAGGAGCGCCCGACGCGAGCCCTGCGTCTCGCGGAAGGATTTAGAGAGTATGTAGTTCCTACGCTAACGGCAGCAGAGTGCCAAGCTAACATTCTGAGAGGAGAATCTGCGTTGTGA
- a CDS encoding sensor histidine kinase codes for MVDIKLLDRILNETVSLIESSKGRIFDIAEGARTEHMRLMVLLDEIREQVAKCIAQVDAKEKEARARRFRLMEVSRDFKRHSEGDIKSAYESAQASQLELVVLQEQEKSLRLQRDNTERALRNLQDTVRKAEELVSQVGVATEVLRGNLKDLSGQLDTAQERHWLGLRIIRAQEEERRKLARDMHDGPAQMLANVVLRAEICEKLLQSDIAQVGGELKSLKLAVRGSLRDIRKIIYDLRPMALDDLGLVPALRRYIDDLKVQMGITVDFSVQGLDRRLPSPIEVGGFRIVQEGLSNVIKHAGVAKVAVRLEFAEAALLVSVVDDGRGFDVDEALKAGGEHFGLLSMRERVELLSGTWQVESVAGQGTRVAVRLPILERGDEDAAKSVDRR; via the coding sequence TTGGTCGACATCAAACTGCTAGATAGGATCTTGAACGAGACGGTATCCCTCATTGAGTCGAGTAAGGGGCGCATTTTTGACATTGCCGAAGGCGCGCGCACTGAGCATATGCGCCTTATGGTGCTGCTAGACGAAATTAGGGAGCAAGTAGCAAAGTGCATCGCACAAGTAGACGCCAAAGAGAAAGAAGCACGAGCGCGGCGTTTTCGCCTTATGGAGGTAAGCCGAGACTTTAAGAGGCATAGCGAAGGGGATATCAAAAGCGCTTACGAAAGTGCGCAAGCCAGCCAATTAGAGCTGGTGGTGCTGCAAGAACAAGAAAAGTCTTTGCGTCTACAGCGCGACAACACCGAGAGGGCGCTCCGCAACTTGCAGGACACCGTGCGTAAAGCTGAGGAGCTGGTGTCGCAGGTGGGTGTGGCGACCGAGGTGCTCAGGGGAAACTTGAAAGACCTAAGTGGCCAGTTAGATACAGCACAGGAGCGGCACTGGCTGGGGCTACGCATTATTCGGGCGCAAGAGGAGGAGCGGCGGAAGCTAGCGCGAGATATGCACGATGGGCCAGCGCAAATGCTCGCCAATGTGGTGCTACGGGCCGAAATCTGCGAGAAACTGCTACAGTCTGATATCGCGCAGGTGGGCGGAGAACTTAAATCTCTCAAACTTGCCGTGCGCGGCAGTCTTAGGGATATACGTAAGATCATCTACGACCTTCGCCCCATGGCCCTAGACGACCTCGGCCTTGTGCCGGCACTTAGGCGCTACATCGACGATCTAAAGGTGCAGATGGGCATAACGGTAGACTTCTCCGTACAAGGCTTAGACAGGCGCCTGCCTTCGCCCATTGAAGTAGGGGGCTTTCGTATTGTGCAGGAGGGGTTAAGCAATGTTATTAAGCATGCTGGGGTGGCCAAGGTGGCGGTGAGGCTTGAGTTTGCCGAAGCCGCGCTACTGGTAAGCGTCGTTGACGACGGTCGTGGTTTTGACGTCGACGAAGCCCTTAAGGCGGGTGGAGAGCATTTTGGCCTGCTTAGTATGCGCGAGAGGGTGGAGCTACTAAGTGGCACTTGGCAGGTAGAGTCAGTAGCGGGGCAAGGAACGCGTGTAGCGGTGCGCCTGCCTATCTTAGAAAGGGGGGACGAAGATGCCGCTAAGAGTGTTGATCGCCGATGA
- a CDS encoding prepilin peptidase, translating into MLVAATYALLLGAVYFDLRSRRIPNYLTLPAMGLGLLVGIAQGGLSGAGASMLGLLLGGALLFPLFAYGKFGGGDVKLLAAIGALRGASFVWRATLLGAASGGVLALLFLAYRRELGPVMLGLYTATYRTDSTFPYSPAIALGVLLADLGWFL; encoded by the coding sequence ATGCTAGTAGCAGCTACCTACGCCCTTTTGCTCGGCGCCGTGTACTTTGACCTGCGCTCTCGGCGCATACCGAACTACCTCACCCTGCCCGCCATGGGGCTCGGGTTACTAGTGGGCATAGCACAGGGTGGGCTAAGTGGCGCGGGTGCTAGCATGCTCGGGCTCCTGCTCGGTGGTGCGCTCCTGTTCCCCCTCTTTGCCTATGGTAAGTTTGGCGGGGGTGATGTCAAGCTCTTGGCCGCTATCGGTGCGCTACGTGGGGCTAGCTTTGTGTGGCGGGCGACTCTCCTCGGCGCAGCTAGCGGTGGTGTGTTGGCGCTACTTTTCTTGGCGTATCGGCGCGAGCTGGGGCCTGTTATGCTCGGGCTTTACACGGCGACTTACCGCACCGACAGCACCTTCCCCTACTCGCCCGCCATCGCCCTAGGCGTGCTCTTGGCCGACTTGGGGTGGTTCTTATGA
- the cpaB gene encoding Flp pilus assembly protein CpaB — protein MDRTGKRLLLMALLLAVIGGLGVYYFLANLERLALTEHTEEVVVAVADVPARTALREGMVAVVRVPRGMRHPGATDTVGHVVGRLTTAPLIAGEQVLLARLHEAGTKTNLAFLLEEGYRALSVHINERIAVAYHLRPGDYVDVVVSYEETTAAGASRSKVLLQNILVLAVGSETNPFAAAPPEATTLTLALRPDAAERLVWAEDHGSIRFLLRAVADRHQVTTSGVNAETLTSPR, from the coding sequence ATGGACCGGACGGGGAAGCGGCTACTGCTCATGGCGCTTTTACTGGCTGTTATTGGGGGGCTTGGCGTGTACTACTTTCTGGCGAACTTAGAGCGCCTGGCCCTCACTGAGCACACAGAAGAAGTCGTCGTGGCAGTGGCGGATGTGCCCGCTCGTACAGCTCTGCGCGAAGGCATGGTGGCCGTGGTGCGGGTGCCGCGGGGCATGCGTCACCCGGGTGCGACGGACACCGTTGGCCATGTCGTGGGGCGTTTAACCACGGCGCCGCTTATCGCGGGGGAACAAGTGCTCTTGGCGCGCCTACACGAGGCGGGCACCAAAACAAACCTCGCCTTCTTGCTTGAGGAAGGCTACCGCGCGCTTAGCGTGCACATTAATGAGCGCATTGCGGTGGCCTACCACTTGCGCCCCGGAGACTATGTCGATGTGGTCGTGTCTTACGAAGAGACTACTGCTGCAGGTGCGTCGCGGTCTAAAGTATTACTGCAAAACATTTTGGTGCTGGCCGTTGGCAGCGAAACTAATCCCTTCGCGGCTGCCCCGCCAGAGGCTACGACGCTGACTCTTGCCCTGCGTCCTGACGCAGCCGAGCGCTTAGTCTGGGCGGAGGACCACGGCAGCATTCGTTTCTTGCTGCGAGCTGTCGCCGACAGACATCAGGTAACGACAAGCGGGGTTAACGCCGAGACGCTAACCTCGCCGCGATGA
- the glmU gene encoding bifunctional UDP-N-acetylglucosamine diphosphorylase/glucosamine-1-phosphate N-acetyltransferase GlmU has product MGQEIAAVVLAAGEGKRMKSRLVKTAHKVAGLPIVTHVLRAALAVGASKVITVVGKDAAEVEAAAQGLTQFVTQHERLGTGHACQQAEGALEDFAGVVLVLCGDAPLITPHTLARMLAAHESAGALATVLTARPLDVRGLGRIKRAAGGEFVAIVEEKDASPTEREIKEINAGFYCFSAPHLFAALRQINSDNAQGEYMLTDVLALLRQQGVITTVLTDDFAETIGINDRIWLCRAEEALQKRIQEKLMLGGVTIVSPSTTYIEVDVQIGSDTVVWPGSVLKGSTVVGEGCQIGPSTVLENAVVLDEATVVCSVVREARIGAHAEVGPFAHLRPGCELGSAVRIGNFVEVKKSSVGDETKISHLSYVGDAVIGAGVNLGAGTIIVNYDGCTKHQTVIGEGAFVGCNSNLIAPLVLGENSFVAAGSTVTRDVPANALAVGRARQENKADWVLSRRRRSLDCETKL; this is encoded by the coding sequence ATGGGGCAGGAAATTGCGGCAGTAGTACTAGCCGCAGGCGAAGGAAAGCGCATGAAGTCACGACTTGTTAAAACGGCCCACAAAGTGGCTGGCCTACCCATCGTCACGCATGTTCTCCGGGCGGCACTGGCGGTCGGAGCGAGCAAGGTAATTACGGTGGTAGGCAAAGACGCCGCAGAGGTTGAGGCGGCCGCGCAGGGGCTTACGCAGTTTGTCACGCAACATGAGCGCCTTGGTACCGGCCATGCCTGCCAGCAGGCAGAGGGGGCGCTAGAAGACTTTGCCGGCGTAGTCTTAGTGCTGTGTGGTGATGCGCCGCTCATTACCCCGCACACACTAGCAAGAATGCTAGCCGCACATGAAAGTGCGGGGGCATTGGCCACAGTGCTTACCGCGCGTCCTCTCGATGTGCGTGGCTTGGGTAGAATTAAGCGCGCTGCCGGGGGCGAGTTTGTCGCCATCGTGGAAGAGAAAGACGCCTCCCCCACAGAGCGAGAAATTAAAGAGATTAACGCAGGTTTTTACTGCTTTAGTGCTCCACATCTTTTTGCCGCGCTCCGCCAGATAAATAGCGATAATGCGCAAGGTGAATACATGCTCACCGATGTCTTGGCCCTTTTGCGCCAACAAGGGGTCATTACCACTGTCTTGACAGATGATTTTGCCGAAACGATAGGTATTAACGACCGCATCTGGCTCTGCCGCGCCGAAGAGGCCCTGCAGAAGCGCATTCAGGAGAAATTGATGCTTGGTGGGGTAACTATCGTCTCGCCCTCTACTACATACATAGAAGTCGACGTGCAAATCGGCAGCGACACGGTCGTATGGCCAGGTAGCGTCCTTAAAGGCAGCACCGTCGTAGGCGAAGGATGTCAAATCGGGCCAAGTACCGTGCTAGAAAATGCGGTCGTTCTAGATGAGGCTACCGTAGTTTGCTCGGTAGTGCGCGAAGCACGCATTGGTGCCCATGCGGAAGTCGGTCCCTTTGCGCATTTGCGCCCGGGGTGCGAGCTTGGCAGTGCCGTACGCATCGGCAACTTTGTCGAAGTTAAGAAAAGTAGTGTTGGCGATGAGACTAAGATCTCGCATCTTAGCTATGTGGGCGATGCCGTAATTGGTGCAGGCGTCAATCTTGGCGCGGGCACCATTATTGTCAACTACGATGGCTGTACGAAGCACCAAACTGTTATTGGCGAAGGCGCCTTTGTGGGCTGTAACTCGAACTTAATTGCACCCCTAGTGCTCGGAGAAAACTCCTTTGTGGCGGCCGGTTCAACGGTGACGCGTGATGTGCCAGCTAATGCCTTGGCGGTAGGGCGGGCCCGGCAAGAAAACAAAGCCGACTGGGTGCTCTCGCGCAGAAGGCGCAGCCTTGACTGTGAAACTAAACTCTAA
- a CDS encoding response regulator transcription factor produces the protein MPLRVLIADDHKLFREGLRRLLELEGDFQVVAEAATGEQAVQLLAHVSCDVALMDINMPVQNGVEATKRIKAEYPGVAVLVLTMHDDREYLLEVLKAGAEGYLLKDVEPALLMEAIRTVARGGTIVAPSLASKLVQELNRLGSQPASLVPPVLTSRETEILGLMAQGMNNAAIAKAAFISERTVKNHITSILRKLDVTDRTQAVIEGVKQGLTKIK, from the coding sequence ATGCCGCTAAGAGTGTTGATCGCCGATGACCACAAGCTATTTCGTGAAGGGCTTAGGCGTCTGCTAGAGCTAGAGGGCGATTTTCAGGTAGTGGCGGAGGCGGCCACCGGTGAGCAAGCCGTACAGCTACTGGCGCATGTCTCCTGCGATGTAGCGCTTATGGATATCAACATGCCGGTGCAGAATGGGGTAGAGGCCACTAAGCGGATTAAGGCCGAGTACCCTGGCGTAGCGGTGCTGGTGTTAACCATGCATGACGACCGCGAGTACCTGCTTGAGGTGCTCAAGGCGGGTGCCGAGGGCTACCTGCTAAAGGATGTAGAGCCGGCCCTACTAATGGAGGCCATTCGCACCGTCGCGCGTGGCGGAACCATTGTCGCCCCCAGTCTAGCTAGTAAGCTTGTGCAAGAACTAAACCGCTTGGGCAGTCAGCCTGCGAGCCTCGTGCCGCCCGTACTCACCTCGCGCGAGACAGAGATTCTAGGCCTTATGGCGCAGGGGATGAACAATGCCGCCATCGCCAAGGCCGCCTTTATCAGTGAGCGTACTGTGAAGAACCATATTACGAGCATACTGCGCAAGCTAGACGTTACCGACCGCACGCAGGCCGTAATCGAGGGTGTAAAGCAGGGTTTAACCAAAATTAAGTAA
- a CDS encoding nucleotidyltransferase family protein, with product MNAIILAGADKKDDFAKKHGVANKALIPIHDQPMLEYVYKALAGSKAIDSIVIVGPATLCAPYASTRVSVLPAGGDMRENGLAAMRTLPPSKRVAVVTSDIPMLTSSVVDAYLAKLEGQEGDFFYPIIPKEVNEARYPGVKRTYATLGGRTYTGGNLLVIDPAVAEQVSLRMEQFIAQRKNVLALSALIGYKFLVKLLLGQLTVPEVEERVSQILGCRCVAVECPYAEIGTDVDKDSDLALARQELMGA from the coding sequence ATGAATGCCATCATTTTAGCGGGCGCGGATAAAAAAGATGATTTTGCCAAAAAACATGGCGTAGCTAACAAAGCGCTTATTCCTATCCATGACCAGCCCATGCTGGAATATGTCTACAAAGCCCTAGCGGGCTCGAAAGCTATTGACTCTATAGTCATTGTGGGGCCGGCGACGCTGTGCGCACCATATGCTAGCACGCGGGTATCTGTCCTTCCCGCGGGGGGAGATATGCGTGAAAACGGCCTAGCTGCCATGCGTACTTTGCCACCTAGTAAGAGGGTGGCGGTAGTGACTTCTGATATACCCATGTTGACTTCGTCGGTCGTAGATGCCTACTTGGCCAAGCTAGAAGGGCAGGAGGGAGACTTCTTCTACCCTATCATCCCCAAAGAAGTAAATGAGGCACGTTACCCTGGCGTTAAGCGTACCTATGCCACTTTAGGCGGGCGCACCTACACGGGGGGGAACCTCCTCGTTATTGATCCGGCGGTGGCCGAGCAGGTGTCCTTGCGCATGGAGCAGTTTATTGCCCAGCGCAAAAACGTCCTAGCGCTTAGTGCCCTTATTGGGTATAAGTTTCTGGTCAAATTGCTCTTAGGGCAGTTGACCGTGCCCGAGGTAGAAGAGCGCGTGTCGCAAATACTTGGCTGTCGCTGTGTAGCTGTCGAGTGCCCTTATGCCGAAATCGGCACTGATGTCGATAAAGATAGTGATCTAGCTCTCGCTCGGCAAGAACTTATGGGTGCCTAG
- a CDS encoding Flp family type IVb pilin, whose translation MNLLNKLLRDESGQGMVEYGLILALIAVALIAGMTVLREQIAGIFTRITEALRPAPITPP comes from the coding sequence ATGAATTTGTTAAACAAACTGTTGCGCGATGAGTCTGGGCAAGGCATGGTGGAGTATGGGTTGATCTTGGCGCTTATCGCGGTTGCCTTGATTGCAGGGATGACAGTACTGAGGGAACAAATCGCTGGTATCTTCACTAGGATCACAGAGGCATTAAGGCCTGCACCAATAACACCACCTTAG
- a CDS encoding GntR family transcriptional regulator has product MERMVPIKLDNYKPLREIVFEHLREAILSGRLKPGERLMEVQLAEEMGVSRTPVREAIRKLELEGLAIMIARRGAYVSDLSVKDIAETFEIRAALEALAAGLAAQRISPEGLEQLERTLVQIGECMEDESADRLVELDEQFHSILFAASRNQRLSQIVNNLREQISRFRRTSLSTPGRFRAVFQEHKRITEAISEGNSALAQALAKEHMENAELSIMEWVRDHKV; this is encoded by the coding sequence ATGGAGAGAATGGTGCCTATTAAGCTTGACAACTACAAGCCACTGCGCGAAATTGTCTTTGAGCATTTGCGCGAGGCCATCTTGAGCGGCAGGCTGAAACCTGGCGAACGACTGATGGAGGTGCAATTAGCAGAAGAAATGGGCGTTAGCCGCACCCCGGTGCGCGAGGCCATACGTAAGCTCGAGCTAGAGGGCCTAGCCATTATGATTGCCCGTCGTGGCGCCTATGTCTCTGACTTAAGCGTCAAAGACATTGCCGAGACCTTTGAAATACGGGCGGCCCTAGAGGCGCTAGCGGCAGGCTTAGCCGCGCAGAGAATCTCGCCAGAGGGCCTTGAGCAGCTAGAGCGCACTTTGGTGCAAATTGGCGAGTGCATGGAGGACGAAAGCGCCGATCGCTTGGTGGAATTAGATGAGCAGTTCCACTCGATCTTGTTTGCGGCTAGCCGCAATCAACGCTTATCGCAGATTGTGAACAATTTGCGCGAGCAAATTAGCCGTTTTCGTAGGACATCACTCTCTACCCCAGGGCGATTTAGGGCTGTTTTTCAAGAGCACAAGAGAATAACCGAAGCCATTTCCGAGGGCAATAGTGCCCTAGCGCAGGCCCTCGCCAAGGAGCATATGGAAAATGCGGAGTTGTCGATAATGGAATGGGTAAGAGACCACAAGGTGTAG